In Candidatus Aramenus sp. CH1, the following proteins share a genomic window:
- a CDS encoding DNA-directed RNA polymerase subunit L has product MEIRVIKSSNTYMEIEIKGEDHTLGNLVAGYLRRVKGVTFASYYQPHPLVDSIILKIMTDGSIEPKEAIINAIEKAKETSAKFDQEIRTV; this is encoded by the coding sequence TTGGAAATCAGGGTAATTAAGTCCTCAAACACCTATATGGAGATTGAAATCAAGGGAGAGGACCACACTCTAGGCAACCTAGTCGCGGGGTACTTGAGGAGAGTAAAGGGAGTTACCTTTGCTTCCTACTACCAGCCGCATCCACTAGTAGACTCAATAATACTAAAGATAATGACTGATGGCTCAATAGAGCCCAAGGAAGCCATAATAAACGCCATAGAGAAGGCCAAGGAGACCTCAGCCAAGTTCGACCAAGAGATAAGGACAGTATGA